The genomic interval GCTTCTGTGGTTTAATCacctaaaaaaattttttttcgaAGAAGTAATCAAGTTCTGAAAGTGGATGAGCAAAAAAAACGAGTAGTAAGCTGCGAATGGCTGCTCTCTGTCAGTGTGCCAGCgcatccttaaaatgtcttaaattaatttaaaaaaatgtcaattggCCTTAAATGCATTAATAACAAGTCTCAAATTTTGTCGTGGCAGGACTACCAAATCTTGTATATTccatgttggggtttttttctagtGGAACTTTTCTATCAGGCAAAGTTTAAGTCACACTAAGGCATAGCATTTTTTTGACTGGAGGCAATTAAGACTACAGCTAGCCAGCTGCTAATATAACCTTGCTTGCTATCTAGCTGTTTTGCCTCCATCATGGTGCAAATTTATCACCCGTTGACTAGACGAAGTTCGTCTTTCTCACTGGCTCACTTTTGTTGGCAACCCATACAATGTTTTAATCCATTCtgtgcaacaaataaaaaaggaacaattTTGTTGCTACGGGGATTAAGGCTGTCGAAATCCATATGCAGTGTGAGAAGCACAAAGCTGCTGCCAAGAGCCACAAACTGACCCAAgaaattttacagttttgctcCCCAGCATGTGGTGCGACACAAACTCTGAagttggagggttttttttttggattttaaacaCGATGGTGAAGCACCAGTTTGACCTGTTGAAGAATTTTATTGCAACAAAGTTGTGATGAGCTGTTTCAGCTGTTCTCATTTACAGCTGAAAATGAGAACAGGAAAAAGGAGCAGAGGCTAGAGAGCCACAGATGCTGTTATAAGGAGATTAACAGCAGTATTAATCAATGTCTTCAACTTAAATTAATAATGTCATAGGAGTTTTAGTTAACCTCAGAAGTATGCAATcttgttttgtacatttctgccaTGATACCGATCTGAAATTTAATTCAGAATGCTCTTAAATCTGAGTCGGTGAAACCTGCTGAAACGCTGTTTTTGTCCGAGCAGTAAAAGATCCTTCAGCTCCTTTTGAAAGTCTGAGTTTGATCGTTTGCCGTCTTTTCCCTCCTTCCAGTGGGCGACTTCGACAAGATCTGGCGCGAGCACTGCGAGGACGAGCAGACGCTTAGCGAGTACGCCGTCGCCATGAAGAATCTCGCCGACAACCACTGGACCAAAAAGTGCGAAGGAGAGGGCCGAATCGAGTGGTGTCGCAGGTGCGACTGAGCGTGCGTTTTAGTTTGAAACTAGCTGAAACCACAAACTGCATGTTCAACAAATGAATCAATCAAACGACTCATTTTGGtctatgatttattttaactttgacCAGAATTCAGTCAAATCTCAAAATTGAACAGGTTGCATGCTCAAAACTCTGGCACTTTCTCAAACATCCtgttaaaatttattatttaaattttttttatttttttttttaaaattgtaacaCTTTAAACTGTGtagcacacacccccacacgcacacccccacacgcatgCCCTATAAGATTCTGATTTGCTGGTTTTGATTTCACTTCCTCAGTGTCTGTCAAGAATATTTCTTGGACGGCGGAATGAAGCGGATGTTAGGAAAGGATGAAAAGAGTGCTGCACATGCCTTGGGTCTGAGTGGCCAAGCACACAGTGCCATCCCCAGGTGggttcaagtaaaaaaaaaaaaggtaacactttatttggcgggttgtgaataagactgtcataacacctgtcatgaacatgagtgagtcttcatgaatatttatgactgttgtcataaagtgtcatttggtaaattatgacacttttaatacaaagttgacattattcaaaatgtctttgttatgacaacttgacattaatcgagaaatcatgatctgacataaatttgttataagactattactgattaaactttaaaaatgatgtagctttatgttattaaagctaaagatTCTcacatttgttgtatttacccagaatgccgtgcgttatagtccacttcctgcttttggagcgtgTCTCCAATCTGCTTGCCATTCACATAAGCCACGATTCAATGAAATCAAACGGAGACTCAAGTTTTTAgatggaccagagtttgctttttggtCCGCGTCAAAATTCGATTGCACATTCACCCCTctgcaaacaaaccagactttctcaCACAGAGTTTATTTAAAGCGAACTGAACaagactggtgtgaatgcaccctacaTGTGCGCTTCCAGTTTGGACTCAAACTAAAGGGTTGGATATTTTAAGCCATTGATTTCTCAGgcttaatgaaacattttcttgcttcttgcatcttttttttcttccatagtTCAATATCTCAGCTGGGAAAGATTCGTCTTCTGGACGTCGGAAGCTGCTTCAACCCTTTCCTGAAGTTCGATGACTTTCTGACCGTTGGTATCGACATAGTGCCAGCAGTCgaggtattttttgttttactgattaCTAAAAGTAGATGGATGTGTTTACATCTCTGCATGAGGCTTTCCCGCTCACATTACGaagcagaaacagcagaagtGACTCATGTACAGGAGTTACCATGCCTGTGGTTGGCTGGTTTTAAGGTTCTGATTCACCAGAAAGCGACGCATCAAAGACTTTCCATTCTGCACCTGCAGCTTCCAGTATGATTAAGCAACTGTCGGTTTCATCACAACAACTTTCTCTGATTTACGTCTCGTTTTCAGAGCGTCTACAAATGCGACTTCCTcaacctgcagctccagcagcccCTCCAGCTGGCGGGCGACGCCGTAGACGCCTTCCTGCGCCACCTCCGCAGCCCCATCGACGCGCTGCCAGCGCAGCTGTTCCACGTGGTCGTCTTCTCGCTGCTTCTCTCCTACTTCCCCTCGCCGTACCAGCGCTGGATCTGCTGCAAGAAGGCCCACGAACTGCTGGAGCTGCACGGCCTGCTGCTCATCATCACGCCCGACTCGTCCCACCAGAACCGCCACGCCCTCATGATGCGCAGCTGGCGGGTGGCGGTGGAGTCGCTGGGCTTCAAGCGCTACAAGTACGTCAAGTACTCCCACATGCACCTCATCGCCTTTCGGAAGGCGTCCCTGGCCACCACCAGCGACTTGGTGTCCCGCAACTACCCAGAGATGCTCTACATCCCGCAGGACTTCAACTCcaacgaggaggaggaggagtgcgGCGCCGCGTTGCCGCCGCAGGGGCTTCGCTCCGACTTCGAGGACGACCAGCTGGCTTGGGGCTTCGCCGAGCTGCCGGACGCGCCATACGACTCCGACTCCGGCGAGAGCCAGAGCAGCTCGGTTCCGGGATTTCACGAGTTCGAGGATCCCATCTTACTTCAAAGTTAGGCAGAACTAGCGCTTCTCCCCCCTCCGCTGACCCCTCCTGACCTCCCGACTCCCCCAACGGCCTTTCTCTGCCCGTCTTCTTCCCTTCGGCTACGGCGTTGCCAAATCTAAACCTGCTGCATTCTCCTCCCATTTCCCCAACCCTTCTACTGAAACATAATGCAGTTTGCACAGTGGGAAAGAGAGTTTACAGATTATTTTCAcatatccacacacacacacacacacacacgcagacactaAGAAtgatatattttgattttaaaaaaaaagcttttataagAGTTTGAATGCCCTGAAGATAGCCCAGCTCCTTACCCCTTGTTTTTAACGTCCATCTCTACCAATCAGCTCTCAGCAATTACAATTCAGCCCGTTTACATTCTGCACTTGGTCTCTATTTCAATAAGCTAGTGTTGCAGGCTGCTTGTATTAAAGCCAAAAAAACTCAGCAACTCCTGTAGTCTGACAGAAACTTGATTTTTGCACTGAAGAGACTGGGAAGGAACGCTTGCTTCTGTCACAGTCATACAGCTCAGCCGTTGATTTTCCCAacctaaaggaaaaaaaaaagcccagatCTTGACTAAAAATCCGTGTTGTCCAGTGTAAAGTGTGGTGACACCGTTTTTAATCCAAGATCTTCTGAATTATTTCTGTGTCTTTTACAATACCCTTCTAATTGTAGCATTTCAGACACTTTTAGTGTTACTTTCCTTGGGTGAATATGTGACTGTTGTCAAACAAGGTACGACTTCTAGGTATTGCACTCGCCGCCTCCTCTTATCTTTGTGTCGGAATGTTAACTCTGGGTTATGTCTCTGTTCTTTTCCTTTAAtttgctggggaaaaaaagatattcCAGCATCGCACATCTGTGATTTTAATCCGACTTATCTGGAATATCAATGTGAAAAGGGTTGCCTAAATTATCCAAACCTAAGCTCCTTGTTTTCTCTTTACGAGTCAAGAGATTTGCACATATGGGAACAAAATCATTGGTACCCTTACtaagatttgttaaaaaaaaacaaaaaaacacaccttaAAAGTGGCATAATCTCGCACTGAAAACCAGCCTTTAATTTGTGTATATCCGTTTAGTGGTAAAGAAAATTCTAcatcaagaaaaagaaatcttaaaagTTCTGCACTCCATACAATTTCAGCCTGGGGTCTGACATCACTGTAGCACAAGGTTAATTTGGCTCATTATCCTTCTTAAAGATTCAATGATGCCccgttttcatttttctggtagagtcttttttctttcaaatctcTTGGTATTTTCAATAAACCCATGATGCCATACACTTTTAACAAGGTTACCAGGATTACATCACAAATCCTTCATTGTACCATACAGTGAGCGTCCTTTGTTTTACATCGATTCCTTTGGAGTGTTGTCGCTCACACTCTTCCGATTAAAGTACCAGAAGACTTTAGCAAACGCCGCGTGTTGACGTTCTTCATGCTAGGCCAAAAAAAGTGCCGGTATTTCTTGGAGTTCTCAAACAGTGACGCTGGATGTTTTCGTTGATGTTCACTCAAAGTAAAGGTTGGATTCTTTCGGTTTTCAGTCTGACATTATGCCAGTGATGGAAAAGTCGTCTTTACTGCGGGGCCAATAGACCCGTTTGCACACAGGGGGGTTTTAGCTAAAGACACTACCAGATGAAATGCTAGCATGTGTTCCCCCTGGCCCCTGGACGGGTCCAATCCTGAGAGTATGTTCCGGGTTcgtgtgtgtgaatgaggaTGTTGTGAGTGGCACTTTTAGGATTCATCCCAAAAGGTGCTGAAATGTAACCGTTTTCCTCAGGAGGAGCGTTTCCTACGGAACAACAGGCCCAAACAACACAACCATTAATCTTAAGGTGCCTTGGGCCGATTGTGACGATTCTTTGGCCAAACTGCACACAAAACAATTTagttctcttttttaaaaaaaaaatcattttaagggatcagaaaaaaaagggttttggTGCAGTCCAATGTTCTCATTGttgtattcttcttttttttttttcaagattcTTCTGAACAATAAAACCATATTGACTGCACATATTCAGAGTACTTTGAAGTGTGTTTGTGACGTGTCTTCCAGTGTTTGCTTTTGGCTTATTTGCATGGTTCATTGTCATTATCAACACTTACAACGATACAGAACAATGTGTGCTTAGAGAATGGTTGTATTACTGTTttataaatgactgaaaaacactTAAGTGTATGTGAGTTTACTTGGAAATATTCAAAACTTTTTGCACAATTTATGCCTCGGAggtttgttaaagaacatttaGTGAACAAATAAGCATCAGGAGGACGGAGGTACACATGAGACAGGTTAGTGGATAaggtaaacatttaaaaagatggaaaagctCATAAAAATATTAGACTGGCCCAGTCTGGAGCCAAAGACCTGCCATCAGTGCACTGAGAATTAGTGgtaaatataatgaaaataatatttacagcTATACTCCATCTAGTCTGCCTGAGTTTGAGCTGTGCTGCAACAGAATGATGGGAAATACTTATATTTGCAGTGAAACGCCATCGTCACGTATTGAATCAAGCGACGTAATTATAAattgacaaattatttttacacttccttgaacacattttaaaaaccatgcatcattttgcTTGCACTACAAACTCATTCTCTACTTTGTGCAGGGTTGAcataggtttgtttttgttacgtGACAAAAGGCAAAAGtgttaaaaactacatttacttGCAGGAAACTATGAATCTAATGTGAAACTACTTAAGTCAAAAACAATTGTAAAGCAGTCCAGTTATTCAACCcaactacattttaaatattttaattgacgTTTACTATCGTCATCGAAAATAATGTTCAGCTACAATTGTAACACTTGAACATCACCTTTTAATGGAACTGTTGGCGTATGCgcctttttttggttttaccCTCAGCGCATGCCGTACTGAGCAAACAATCATGGCGGTTGTCATCTGACTGAAGTTTATGTGGGACCAACTTTTTCAACTACTATGCTTCTCGCCCTTCTCTTGGCTAATTTCTCGGAGTTGTATCCGCTGAGCCCTTCTGACTTCACTGGACATCAgatgaaatgaaacattaaatgtaaactCGTGAGCCTGACGGCtctgctgctggtgttttacCTCAACAAGTCCTCCAGCCAACCTGAGCCTGTGCTCTCGCGGGATTTTAACAAAGTTTACATCGTAAAATTTACGGGGTTTTTTTACGTTAAAAACGGGGGGAAATTATATCAAAATGCTTCGTTTTCTTCGGTACTGTTTAAGCCATTGCCTCCAAGCAGCCATGACCCGGCTGGAGGAGGTCAACGGGGAGGTGAGCATGTGGTCGTCGGTCCGGTGGTTCGGGTACCTGTCCGGTCTGAACCTGCTCCTGGGCCTGAGTTTGGGTCTCTACACGCGCTGGGTCGGAACAGCGGAGGTCGTCGTTCTTGTAGTTCTTATCCTGGCGCTGCTGGTCCTGGTAGCAGCCTGCGTGCTCTACTACTTCTTCGACATGGAGCGGCTCAGCCGGAGTCTCCTCCACCTGTGGTTCGGCTTCCTGTTGGGTCTCCTTTGCTTCCTCAACCCGCCCGGCCTGGAGGCCGACGTCAAGGAGCGCGCGGCCAACTACCTGCTGCTGTCCAGCGTGGCTCTGAGGACGTTGTGGTCGCTGCTGGAGCGGCTGCTGGGCTGCACCCGGTACCGACCCGCCTTCATCACCTCCGCGGAGCGCCTGGAGTTGGCCGGCTT from Xiphophorus maculatus strain JP 163 A chromosome 2, X_maculatus-5.0-male, whole genome shotgun sequence carries:
- the bmt2 gene encoding probable methyltransferase BMT2 homolog isoform X2, encoding MNPGDRVETGETESLQGRLCVPIPREAPCKQVQEKLSGVVKNVHRKLRRKYREVGDFDKIWREHCEDEQTLSEYAVAMKNLADNHWTKKCEGEGRIEWCRSVCQEYFLDGGMKRMLGKDEKSAAHALGLSGQAHSAIPSSISQLGKIRLLDVGSCFNPFLKFDDFLTVGIDIVPAVESVYKCDFLNLQLQQPLQLAGDAVDAFLRHLRSPIDALPAQLFHVVVFSLLLSYFPSPYQRWICCKKAHELLELHGLLLIITPDSSHQNRHALMMRSWRVAVESLGFKRYKTSTPTRRRRSAAPRCRRRGFAPTSRTTSWLGASPSCRTRHTTPTPARARAARFRDFTSSRIPSYFKVRQN
- the bmt2 gene encoding probable methyltransferase BMT2 homolog isoform X1 is translated as MNPGDRVETGETESLQGRLCVPIPREAPCKQVQEKLSGVVKNVHRKLRRKYREVGDFDKIWREHCEDEQTLSEYAVAMKNLADNHWTKKCEGEGRIEWCRSVCQEYFLDGGMKRMLGKDEKSAAHALGLSGQAHSAIPSSISQLGKIRLLDVGSCFNPFLKFDDFLTVGIDIVPAVESVYKCDFLNLQLQQPLQLAGDAVDAFLRHLRSPIDALPAQLFHVVVFSLLLSYFPSPYQRWICCKKAHELLELHGLLLIITPDSSHQNRHALMMRSWRVAVESLGFKRYKYVKYSHMHLIAFRKASLATTSDLVSRNYPEMLYIPQDFNSNEEEEECGAALPPQGLRSDFEDDQLAWGFAELPDAPYDSDSGESQSSSVPGFHEFEDPILLQS